ggacgaacggttaaagaacggacgttcgttaatagagaaaaaccgacgaacgcgttcgttaaaacgaacggttcggtgaacgctcgcaaaataacaaaaccaaaaaaaaccgatctaggtttttttttaaacgaacggtttttttttaaaaaacaaaaaccggcgacgaacgaggcgaggcagtacctcgtcggggcagagatccggcggggctccggcggggcgcggggtgcggcgggggtgcggggctcggggggtgcgaggggcggcgagggggcggctccggcgacgaacggcggcggcggcgggctcggctccggcggcggcggacgaggcgggtgcgggcggcggcgggcgaggtgaggggagagaagagagggggggGTACGGGTATTTATATGGGGGGGAGagctcggcttggaggagggggcggccggggaggcatgcggcggcgggactcggcgcggcggcgctcccgtgctggggaaggagagggcgacggggtgggccggcgctcggcggggcttcggcccggtcgggcgtcgcgcagttttttttaaacgttccgcggaaaataattcacagaaaaataaataaaagtcagaaaaatataaaataaattttccccgtctagttagaaaatctagaatagggtgaacatttttttaaacatgcaatatttttaatgcaataaaaattgcaaataaaatccaaataaattccaataaatgattttaacatttttcctccagtatttcaattgttttggagaagtcatattttctcctctcgtttatttttaaaatgaaatatttttccggagagaaaataattaaaaccaaaatcctcgtcttattatttgatgaaaatcaaatatgaaaattcgagaaaatccccaactctctccgagggtccttgagttgcttaggatttatcgaggatttgtcaaaatgcaataaaacatgatatgcaatgatgatctatgtataacataccaaattgaaaatttgggatgttacaagttGCATCTCTCATATCACCTTGTATTGCATGCCAACTTGATATGCTTATTGATcgtggagacttggacatattacttgtgaagcatgcttgtttACTTGAACTTATTGTATTTGGTTGTTGTCGCATCCTATGCCTCCATACTATGAAATGCTCCCTTGTCTTTccttatgatgagcatgatgcatacacttgttgggtatcttaccacacgaatgataggtttgcacttccgctaacctcatttgtttttccaagtgtttgttattcttgctccttttgaaggaatcacaagacggtgcgacattggagagtgccaaTTTCGAGCTTGAAGATGTTGAGTCCTTGGTGGTtgtccacttctacacggcgacgccctctctttcccatggtgatgaagatcacgatccgtggacggatctctcccaaggggggagatgatgcggagcatccctcaaCCATCCCCATGGACGTCACACCGCCACCGCAAGCATGGAGAGGACCTACGACGAGAGCTCGCGCACGCGCCATGGAAACCAAGGCGAACTCTTTCCTCTTCGAGTTTCATCCAGATTCACATGAGAGTCGGATTCTATCTCATATGGAAACTATATGCACTCGTAGGTATCAAGAAGAAGACCGTGAAGAGTCGAGGACGGAGATGCAAGCACACATggaagaagagaaggaagaaggatgACCGAAGCGCCAAGCAAGGGAGGCCCcggaccaccccgggtgcccgagccatcaacccccgggtgcccggcccctacAGCCCCAAGGCCGCCACCTCCCTGATCGgaccgggtgcccgcaccccgacccccgggtgcccgcaccccatCCAGCGGGTGTCCGGTCCTCCTTCGCCCGACGCCTCTgaccggtccgggtgcccggacccctttACCCCGGGTGCCCAGACCCCTCCGAGAGTGTGTGCGTTTTCAGGGTCATTTTGGATCTTTGTATCCCCCTCTCCCTCTATTTCGTCCCTAGACTATAAGTACCTCCCACCTAGCTCATTTAGAGGATAGCAAAGTATATGAGATGAttatgtgagctttgctccttgtacccactcctctaggagatcaagacctcctaggagaagatccctagtggatatcaagcccccatcttgggaaggatccccctcataggatcatcaagacttctctcctcataggattgggatgaactagtaccttgtatctttcctttgttgttcttggatcattgtgacctcttgtgtatttttggatctagcatatgtgtgattggatctagtcaattggagtgtttcccctctcttcatgttcttcgtgttcttggggatttcccctccaattcatgaaagatctccatctagggttccaccctacaacactGGTTGTGTTGCCGGCGAGGACGTGTAGGCCGCTGGCTCTGTTGCCGGCATGAATTAGGGCCGCTGGCCTGAACTAGGATGTGGTATTTTGAAAGTTGGTGTTGAAAATGAAGGCGGTCAGGATGGGACCAAAGGATGCGTCCGCGCATTGGGCGCACAGCCGCCGCATCCCAGGACAGGCCcagacacgaccccattgccctacccaaacagaCAGAATCTGGGCAAAACGGACTTCTGTTTGGGGTCGTGCGCTGGAGTTGGcattagagcaactccaatggggcggcCCATTTCGTCCGCCtgcgtccgtttgggtcgacGCGGGCAAAAGTGgtggcccaacgcgccgacccaaacccaAATCTCGTCCGCTTCGCGTCCGCGCTGACgcatttgcggcccaaatttgggccccaaatgcgtcggcgcggatGCGGAACGGACGCCACGCGCGCCTTCTATGTGTCCGCCGTGGCCCCACCTGGCGGTCGTCCAACCGCCCGCGGCCAACCTGGTCAGCTTAATTTATGACCtcgggcccacgcgtcagcgaTGGCGGTCGTCCTTTTTAAGCCGGCCGtgcggcggggccgtcctcatccaaATCGCCATCCACATCTAGCATGCTCTAGGGCGCACGTGGAGGaggtgcggcgccggcgggcgctgCTGACGCCAGAGCAGCGCCGCGACCCCGCCTACACAACCGACTCGTCCAACTGGGCGAGGTGGTTCGCCTTCGAGCatgaggaggcgaggcgacgcggcgtgccggcGCCGCCGCTCGTCGTCCGCGAGGAGGACCAGGCGGCGGAGGACCCCTACCAGGCGGCCCTTGCGGCGGTCTACTGGgagagcgaggaggacgagcggcgCAGGGTGGAGGCCGTGAAGGAAGAGTAGGCTCGGTACGAGGCGGCCATGGCGCAGGCCATTGCCCTCTCTGCGGCGGGCGACTGCGTGCTGCCGCCGGTGGCCCCGCCGTCCCCTCCCCGACGCCGCGGCCATGGCTGCACAGGTGGCCGCACAGCCCCCCACGCTGGCACTGCCCGCGGCGGCACAGCTGCCCGCGGCCGACATCGCTGCCGCCTGGAACACGGCGTTCCCCTGGGCCGGCCCTGCGTCGACGCTCATCGACCTCACCGACCTCAAGGACGACGACGACGCCTAGGGCAGCGCGCCGCCTCGTAGTTTAGTTTGCTTTTAGTTTTATTTAATGCTAATGTGGACGCGTGAACTCTCGCCGGCCTTCCTGGCCGGCTTTAATGTTTAATTAAATTGGCTTTATCTTACAATGTTTTTAATTGGCGTCGTCAAAATGGGTCGGGCGAGCGTTGGGCGCATACGCCTACTCAAATACAGAAGCGGACGTCCGTGTCCGTCTGgctgacccaaacggacaaaatcGCCGTCCGTTGGGATCCTGCGCTGGAGTTGGCCTTATGGACTACAAAAATGGATCCAAGGGTACCGTCGTTGTCCGGCCGGCACAAAGCCCCTCCTCCTTACTTGCTCGCCCTCCAAATGTTCCACTGTCCGCCTTGGTGCACAGGCGATCTGCACCTTCCACGGCCGATAATCCTCGTCCACTGACGACTGACTTTTCTGAGAGCGGGAATTTCAGAGTCCATTTGTGGCGCCCCTGATGGAGGAGGAGATGATATTTTAATCAAAATATATGCTAAGGAATCGGCCCATTTCTCCCTGTTTATATATCTAGAAAAAATAGGTCCATTTTCGTTggtaaaaaagaagaagaggaaattCAGCCTTTTGGTTAGTCTTTTCAGACCGGTCCAGACTCCGAAGCAACCCAAAAGCGGCGATAGAATCTAGCAAGGACAGGAATGCACCAACACAACACAAAGCGGCGCCTCCAACCCCAATACAATCCGATCCAATCCAACAACAACCAAACGGGGGATGGCCGCTGCTTTCCTTTGCAGCGGGCGGCATCTCAACTCGCTGCCGCCCTACCCAAAACAGAACAGAAGAGGGCAAGACGTACGAAAGCAACAGCCCGCGCAAAACAGCTCTACCTAACTTGCCAGCTCCAACCAATCTGCACCACCAGCACAACGGACTCTCCAGCACAAGAACATCTTGAAATTGAAGAATCCCACGAGCACCGTCTAACTGAAACTACGACACTTACTTTAGAACAGAGCGAGTAGTAACGAACTAATGACAAGCCCTAGTACTCATTTCATACTCTTGCTTGGGACGTGTTTCAGTTGCCACTTCTCTTCTTGGGAAGTTTGAGGAGATGTTCACAGACATGAGACCATGGGAAACGCACTGAATTAAGTATCGTACTGTATTATTTCATTCCGTTCCATTTCATCAGTGGAGCAGTAATAATTTACAAGAAACTGAGCAGATCGAGGAGGGCAGGGAGGATATCGCTACAAATCCTCACCTAATAATACCATACCAGTCTCCTCCTCACCATCTACTAGTACTGTAGGAGTATTTCTTTTCCTAAGAGCTAAATAAAAACTTGGTAGGAGGGAGCAACAATTTACAGCAGAAAGTTTGATCGAATAATTATTCCCAAATTTCTATTTCATCTCGAGGCCTCTGAAGTCGAGCATGCCGGCCCTGAGGCCCAGGAAGTTGCTGCCGCAGCTGCACTCCGTCGCCGCTCCTCTCACTCTGAGGATGCTGCAGCGGAAGCAGATGCCGCCCTGCTGCAGCTGCTCCATCTTCACCGGCTTGGCGCACGCTCTCGCCGGCGGCCGTTCCTCCTCCTGTTGGAACGGCAGGCTGATGCAGAGGTCCAGGTTGAGGTCCGGGCATCTGGGCGGCTTCCTCTCCTCCGTCGCCTGTTGCTTGGTCGCCTCTGCAGGATGGACGAAGGAGACGGTGGCGGCGTCGGTGAGGGGGCGGTGCGTGACCGGGTCGATCCCCCTGCCCAGCAGCTTCCTCCGGATGTGCGTGTTCCAGTAGTTCTTGATCTCGTTGTCCGTCCTCCCGGGCAGGCGCGCGGCGATGAGCGACCACTTGTTGCCGAGGAGGCTATGGAGCTTGACGATGAGCTCGTCCTCGTCGCGGCTGAAGTTGCCGCGCTTGAGGTCGGGGCGGAGGTAGTTGATCCACCTGAGGCGGCAGCTCTTGCCGCAGCGCAGCAGGCCGGCGGCGCTGGGCAGCGAGCGCCAGCAGCCCTCCCCGTGCGCCCGGACGTGGGCCACCAgccgctcgtcctcctccctcgtCCACGCGCCCTTGTTGGTGTGCGCCTTCTCGCAGCACGGCGATCTCCCCATGGCCGATCTTTCTTTGATGGTGGTGTGAACGTCTGTCCGCCTTGCTTTTGCTTGGCTCACGTGTGGGTGTGGCGTCGCGTGTGCGGGCTAGATTGGGCGGAGGAAAGGGCGGGCGGATTTATATAGGCGGCTCCTCTCCTCTGCTTGCTCTCTTGGGAAGGGAAGGTAGGCGCGCGCGCgggagagagaaagagaggatgatgatgatgatgatgagttggTTGGTTTGGTGGAAGGGGAGTCGAGGTGGTTAGGGTGACGGCATGACACGACCGGACCGGGCCTCGTGGATTTTTCTCGCCGTGCGCGACCGCCTGCCACGCCAGCCCGAGCGCGAGCGAGCATGCAAGGCGGCAGAGGAAGTAGGTACAAAGCGAAAGCACCTGTTACTCTATCTATCTATACTATACTAAACTAAAGGGGAAGGTAGGCTGCTGGAGAGTGCGTAACGGTGAACGGTGGCGTTGGCGTCGGCGTGTGCGGTGCGGGCGGTGATGGGTATGGCCTGCCTACTTTGCCTTGCCTGCATCCACAAACCCAATTTGCGTGCCCCTCGCCCTAGGTTTTCCCGCCACCGTGTCCTGAAATATCCAGATAGGCAGATAGGGAGGAACTCAAATGATATTTCTTCCTTTCTCTAGTTTGCTACAACATGGTTCCTACTCCCTTCGTATCACAATGTAACGTAGGGTAGGGTAGATTTTTATAACTTGGATTATATAGTTTCTTCTTCCTCATTTGGATCTTATCATTGAACTTGAGTGTCCTTCAACATAGATTGGCCTTTTAGTGCAGCTCTAGCTGATCCCTTATAATTTAATCTCTTAAAGTGCCCCATATATACCTTAACTCATATAATTTAACCTCTCAAACTGCCTCGTATACCTTAGCTCCTCAAATGTCGGGTGAAAATTCGCAGGGGCACGTGTCTGCAACCATCCATCTGCGCCTTGATCCGAATAGATGATCCAACGGAAATTGGTTAAAAAATAGATGGAAATCTGTAACCTCTGAATAGGAATACGAGTCTTTGCATGATATCTTCATCGCGGAGTCATTCTTACTAAAGATAACCTTATTAAGAGGAATTGGCAGGAAAGCCCGCAATGTGTCTTTTGTCACCATGAGGagacaataaaacatttattcttCCAATGCAAATTGCCTCGTTCTATATGGTCAGTCATCCAAATAGCTTCTGGCTTGTATCCTCCCTGTAGTGTTGCTAATGTATTTGGCAAGTTACATGGGATTGATCACAGGTTTAGAACTCTTCTCAGGATAGGAGCACTTGCCATCATttggtcgctttggctatgtagaaacGATAAGGTTTTTAACGATAAAAGTACTTCTCTGTTGCAGGTTACCTATATATGTATCGGGATTCTTCGTTTATGGTCCTCTCTACAACGGGTGGAGAATCGAGGCTTGTTTACGGAGGTGTGTACACGATTGGAGGTTACGGGGAGGGATACTTttacccaacatgggtggcaTCATGATCTAAGGATTGGCCCCCCTCCGCTTTAGGCGTTATACGGATTCTACATGTTTCGTTGAAATTcgcctttttatttttattttgtgtgAGAGGATCTtatttggctgtgtgcatcttagttatgcagaggccggtgTAATGCTTAAATCTTTTAAGTAATAAAGTGCCCATTTTCGAAAAAGGAATACGAGACAGTAGAGTTCAACAAAATGAATACGAGACAATATTATGTACAAATACTTCTATCGGCACTTGTTATACATATTTTTACTTCTGCGTATGCTACATCCCCCGTTCTGTTACATACCTTGTTCGATGAGTTTGCTACACTGTTCATCTTCTTCTTTCTTGGTTTCTCTCCTGTTTGGGTACCCTTTTTTCATCCTCTTCTTGCTCTGTTGTCTTCCTTCTGTGCAATTACTTTTATTTTGTGCACTCATCGGGGTGACTCATCATTTCGTACTGCATCGTTCTTCACATTAACTCATCAGTTTGTAATGCCATGCTGCTTTGCAAGTTCATGCAATCATTCTTCCGATGAACTTGTTACACTCTTTTTTGCCAATCTTTTATTTTCTCTTCCCTCAAATATGCATCCTTATATTCAACATGTGCATTTCTAGAAATCATTTTTTTAAAGACTTTGTTGCGTTCCTTATGAATTGCCCCAAATGAGATACCATTTCGAGTTCGTTCTTTCAAGTGCACAACTTTTTGTATGATTTCTTTTCACTTTTAGTGCTAACATTTTGGTTCTTGTTCTGCCAAGTCACACTATGCGAAACTGACTTTGTTTTTCCAAGAAAACTCATTGTACCTTAGTCTGTAGGAACTTGTGCCTATTCTGCTCAATTTGTCGACCTATTATATATTTATAGCATATGTTTGCTTGGAGCAAAAAATTTCTTTTTTTCaaaggaaaaaaaatcataagtcTATGTACACGCCTAAATTGTTTTTCTGAAACATGTATTGTTACCAACATTTCAGTCACTTTCATTCTTCACTACTTGGCCTATTTCCACTTTTTTTCATGAATTACAGTTCACCCAAATCAAATTTGCTATCACCTCGTAACACACACTCTTGTAATAAGTGTCAAATCAATTTTGCTTTTCATCAATATATCTACATCTTTCGATCCATACTGTACTATTACATGAAAGTCAATCTTACGTGTGTTGTTCTTCCACGAACGTATGTGTTCTTATCTGTTCAAACAATATACTCACTATATTTGACAATTATTGTTACTATCTTTATTTTGGATTTACAGTTTTACTGACACTTTGCCATTCTTCCATTATACGTGCAAGATTTGCATGTCTTATAATCTCACCTATTGCTTGCTACTTAGAATTCGCCTTCAGATTTAAGGTTTTCGTTCTAAAATATAGGGTTTATCGTTTAGGGTTTATGCCTTATGACTTTTTGCTTCTTGATTAAACTATTAATGATGTAGTTCAGGGTTTAGGGTTAGCCTTTAGTGTTGAGGCTTTACAGTCTAAGGTTTATGGTTTACGATTAGACTTCTATGTTTAACATTTCCATTAGAAATGTATTAGAGTTTTTAGGGTTAAGGGTTTAGTGTGTGTTTGGGGTTTAGGGTTTAGTTTCTATTTATTGTACATTACTTTTTAGGGCTTTAGGGTTACAGGTTTTTCCTAAATGTGACAACTATACTTTACTCCTTGGTGGGGTTTAGGCATTATAGTGTAGAATGTAGGGTTTATCCTTTATTGTTCATGATTTAGTGTTTGTTTATGAATTTGGGTTTAGTTTTAGGGTTTGTATTTCTCAAGaaatatctcttattttattaCTAATGGCTGGCCACAAGTACTAAAGGAGACGAAATTGAAAGTTCAAGAGAAGCTGACATTCATGCAACAACCTAATACTAAGGGGGTTTCCTGTTTGATTTTTGGATCGCGGAATGAGTTGAAACCTTACCAATACTTTAATTCAATAGAAACATTCCTTGTTTTCCCTACAATATTCAAATCATATTTTTGATTTAAATTCTAAGTTCTTTTAGCTGGAACTTGCTACCAGGAAATAAAAGTGCCAGGTTTCGTTTTCAATACTTACTCGACACCAACATCATGCTCAGTTCTTTTATTCTAGCAGAGGCCACTTCCTTATTTTGGCATGCATCCCATTTATTTTTGTTCTTCCCTCCACTCCGCTCGTGCGCTTGCTTATGAGAcatgaacttcttcaaaacttctTCCCTCCCCTTCGCTGGTGCGCTTGGTTTCCACTATCATCCTGCAGATCTACTCTCTTCTCACTTGTACTCAGATGGTGCTCCCACCGATCGCCACACCTTCGCACCTAGAAGAATCTGCACCAACGACATGTACTGCCGTAGGCCAAAAAACCCCAATGGAGTTGAGTACATGGCTGCAGATGCAAGTAAATTTGCATCTATCTGGATTGATCTGATTCTTTGGTGCTCTATGTTGTATTCATATTCGTAATCCATCTAGTTGTATATTGCTGCATATTTTTTTTGTTCTCATGTTAGGGTTCTTATTCGTAGTACCATACATGCAAGCAATCAAAAGCTCTTTGCGGCCTCGCTCTGACATGCACATATTCAATCTTATTCTAACACATGGCTTCGTTGCTTGCACGGTATCTTCGTCCAATCCCCTTTCTCATGTTGGCCCTCAAACCAATCTCTCCCCTCGATCCAACCCGAACGAGTTTGTGAAGAAATCTGCCCCTAAAAATGGCAATGCATGGCTAACTCGTTGACACATGAGCGTGTAATGCAGAGGCGATGGGAGGGCTTGGGCCTCGTAAGAGTGTGGCTGATCCGAGCGCAACTAGAAGAGCAAACGCAGACGAAAATCGAGACACGGCGATGGTGAAGTGACTGTGCGAAGCGAGAAGGAGAGGAGTCAGAGCGAACAGAGTAAATGGGGAAATGCTTCCATGTAATCTTGGTCGAATGAAAATGGACAAGACTCCCAAAATATGAACACCATCAATGTCAAACCATATCAGAGCCAAGTGAATGGAAAAAATGCTTCCATGTGATCTTGGTAGAATGAAAATGAAAAAGACCCCCAAAATATGCATACCATCAATGTTGAACCATGTCGCAGCCCCAAGATTCATCATAGACGTCGGTTTCAAACAATGTGATCATGATTGCATCGCGCGGCAGACAATTCATGTACTACGCGCCTTGTTGTCCGGATGGAGTTTCATGCGCACAAACGAAGCGCCGGTGATGCGTTGCACCATGGTGAATACAAGAGAACATTCTCTCATTATAACTTCCGTATAAACAAACAAACACTACATTAGACACTACATTGATTTGGATCCGGGATGCGTTGCGGCAGGCATTTAGGACAGTATAACCGAGCCTAAAGCGAGCTCTCTCAGGCCCTCAACGTTTTTGGCCGTTGGATTCGTGTTAGATTAGTTTTTGACCGTCAGATCTTCCTCTAAACGATAGTTTACCGCGATCTGAGCTGGCTGTCCTAACGGGCCGCTACTCTGGGGACTTTTTTGAAGGCCTGTGATTGATTGGGCTCCTATGGGCTGCTATGAAAGCCCAATTAGTTACGAACCGATCCATGCTGCGCTCCTAAGAGAAAACCGTCCGCTCGAGGGGATCCGAGGTGCTCGATACAGAGGAGCGGGTGGATACGGAGGATGCGCCGACGCGGGCGGTCTGCCTCCATCCAGATGACGCACGGGTGGGGATCAAGCCTAGGCGACGTTCGCGAGGGATTCTGGCGAGGGAGGGGATCGGCCCGAGGCCAGGTATCCAGCCCGGATCTACGGTGAAAGGCGAAGCGGTGGTGCGGCTATTCGGTGAAGTTGATCCGTCGGGTTGAAGGCAAGCAGTCATCAGTTTCTCTGTAAGCCTTTATGGCAATTGATTTGCTCCATTCACGGGCAGCGATCAATGGAGTACATTACTATTTTTCCAACTTGCAACTGCTTCAGTACATGCGCCTGTATATAGATGTATGCTTCCTCTCATGACGCTTCCGTCCCTCAGACCTTCCAGCAGTTATGATTTCCGGATAGCTTTCCCCTCTATCTAAAACTTTCTTTTCCCTGTCATGCTCTCTTTTGACCCAATGATTCCGTTGTGCTAATGTCTTTCCAATATCAGATCTGTATAGGTATTGTTTATTCTGGGTTCTTTAGAAAAATGTTGGATTCTGATTCTCGTATTTTCATTCGAGGGTTTAGGGTTTGACGATCTGCAATTTCTGCTGGCCAGGTAAATTAGTTCGGTGAGCTGCCATGCCTCAGCTTTTTCTTTCTTCATTTCCTTGAATATGTGTGTTCTCAGCTGAACCGGACAGCACGGTGTGTTGTTATGTGTCTTCAGTATTGTTATGTGTGTTCAGTCAGCTGAAGACAGCATGATGCGTACTGTTTCTCTGATTCCATAACATTGAGTAACCAACTATTATCTTGATTTGTACCCTATGGTGCTCGGGACATACCCAATACAGTCTGACCTAACATAGTTGTGTCCCTAATTGTGTGATATTCCAGGTTGACACACCTATCCTTATTTTGTTTTTTGTTAGCTACAACATTGCCCCCATTAAAATAGAGGTAATATCAAGTCACAAAACTTACGTTGGATGTGCTGTTTGGTGTTAAAACTTTAAAAATACGGTTTTCTGGTCATGTAACTTGTGTTTAGGTGCAAATACGGTTACTCCGGCTGTCTACGCGTGTATGCACTGCTGATGTGGCATCCCATGCATGCATGGGCCCACTATCAGCAACAAATGTTGCTTCAGGATGATATGCGCACACATTTTTTTGCACAGAACCCCTCAaatttatttaattatgattaaaggccctcaaataaaataaaataaaatgttgCGGCTGATGGT
This sequence is a window from Aegilops tauschii subsp. strangulata cultivar AL8/78 chromosome 7, Aet v6.0, whole genome shotgun sequence. Protein-coding genes within it:
- the LOC109749034 gene encoding myb-related protein Zm38, yielding MGRSPCCEKAHTNKGAWTREEDERLVAHVRAHGEGCWRSLPSAAGLLRCGKSCRLRWINYLRPDLKRGNFSRDEDELIVKLHSLLGNKWSLIAARLPGRTDNEIKNYWNTHIRRKLLGRGIDPVTHRPLTDAATVSFVHPAEATKQQATEERKPPRCPDLNLDLCISLPFQQEEERPPARACAKPVKMEQLQQGGICFRCSILRVRGAATECSCGSNFLGLRAGMLDFRGLEMK